A single Aspergillus puulaauensis MK2 DNA, chromosome 7, nearly complete sequence DNA region contains:
- a CDS encoding TauD/TfdA family dioxygenase (COG:I;~EggNog:ENOG410PREA;~InterPro:IPR042098,IPR003819;~PFAM:PF02668;~go_function: GO:0016491 - oxidoreductase activity [Evidence IEA];~go_process: GO:0055114 - oxidation-reduction process [Evidence IEA]): protein MATTVETVTISTDVEGSKKLTFEPFALPSSNQRPLGPPHPPNTTIPLALKPSEQSPTLESAISTITSLQRTKALTTLLAKHGALLFRGLPIHSASDFSAFAHSFGWTPHEIIGIVVERPVLAPNVAPANEAPKEVRIYNHNESPQVPHAPEYIFFYSQKAPAVGKGGETPVSSSLELYHRARKEIPEFVDLLVLKGIRSEVTYKFGRQYVGGSTLREAFGKEILDGDDEATRRRKVEEQIRRYGRGQWTTWEWTKDEDGKEDGIVLTHQLPVVRAQPGTNLPTLFTGLAAYYKNAVEARKGSAAGRKNVAQQLFGDGTPIPEEYLATLARITDKIRVLHRWEEGDVLVYDNVIAQHGREPWEGEQGDRVVLASLFDGDSVPGAYGFGEWAQVVQASA, encoded by the coding sequence ATGGCAACCACCGTTGAAACCGTTACTATCTCTACCGACGTGGAAGGCTCTAAGAAGCTCACCTTCGAGCCCTTCGCCCTCCCCTCCAGCAACCAACGCCCTCTCGGCCCTCCCCACCCCCCAAACACGACAATCCCCCTCGCCCTGAAACCGTCAGAACAAAGCCCAACCCTCGAATCCGCTATCTCAACCATAACCTCCCTCCAGCGCACAAAAgccctcaccaccctcctcgccaaaCACGgcgccctcctcttccgcggCCTCCCCATCCACTCCGCGTCCGACTTCAGCGCCTTCGCGCACTCCTTCGGCTGGACTCCGCACGAGATAAtcggcatcgtcgtcgagcGTCCTGTCCTCGCGCCAAACGTGGCTCCTGCAAACGAAGCACCCAAGGAAGTGCGCATCTACAACCACAACGAGTCCCCGCAGGTCCCGCATGCGCCGGAGTATATCTTCTTCTATAGCCAGAAAGCGCCGGCGGTAGGGAAGGGTGGGGAGACGCCGGTTTCGTCGAGCTTGGAGCTGTATCACCGTGCGAGGAAGGAGATTCCCGAGTTTGTGGATTTGCTTGTGCTGAAGGGGATTAGGAGTGAGGTTACGTATAAATTTGGGAGGCAGTATGTGGGGGGGTCGACGCTGAGAGAGGCGTTTGGGAAGGAGATTCtcgatggggatgatgaggctacgaggagaagaaaggtTGAGGAGCAGATTCGGCGGTATGGAAGGGGGCAGTGGACGACGTGGGAGTGGACGAAAGACGAAGATGGGAAGGAGGATGGGATTGTCCTTACGCATCAACTCCCTGTTGTGCGTGCGCAGCCGGGCACGAACTTGCCCACGCTGTTTACAGGATTAGCGGCGTATTATAAGAACGCTGTTgaggcgaggaaggggagtgctgctgggaggaagaatgTTGCGCAGCAGTTGTTTGGCGATGGGACGCCCATTCCGGAGGAGTATCTGGCGACGCTGGCGCGCATCACGGACAAGATTCGAGTGCTGCATCggtgggaagaaggagatgtaCTTGTGTATGACAATGTCATTGCGCAGCATGGACGGGAGCCGTGGGAGGGCGAGCAGGGGGACCGCGTGGTGCTGGCGAGTTTGTTTGATGGCGACAGTGTGCCGGGGGCGTATGGCTTTGGCGAGTGGGCACAGGTCGTGCAAGCGTCAGCTTAG
- a CDS encoding uncharacterized protein (COG:C,H;~EggNog:ENOG410PM62;~InterPro:IPR036188,IPR002938;~PFAM:PF01494,PF00070;~TransMembrane:1 (n5-13c18/19o387-407i);~go_function: GO:0071949 - FAD binding [Evidence IEA]), producing MPLKILICGAGIAGNALAFWLSKLGHSVTVIERTPSLRASGLQIDLRGAGIEVLRRMGLEEAFRKKIVEEQGLRLVDKKGKQWGYFPANKSGSGLQSFTTDYEIMRGDFCRLLFDACKEKVEFRFGGSVVGISQSEEEVEVRFSDGNVDTFDLVVGADGLWSRTRRIMLGVDVANDDANPGYHPLNVYAGYCTVSRDIDPSEGYDANAFVTTGSRGIMTRRHDPQWYQAYVFCNPASSVRLQNAERGDVDAEKHGMADVFRGAGWDCDRILQGVVQSDDFYCERMGVIKLDQWYRGRVALAGDAAHCPSAMTGMGTSSAMAGVYILAGEIGRHCGTDSGSSKQNITVALQEYDRKFRPFMDEIQKGLTDRENYMDRFPSSSFGIGCLYYMFWIASLLRLDVLAQWLLRESVSGWELPKYPEMDVMKGD from the coding sequence ATGCCTCTCAAAATCCTCATCTGCGGCGCCGGGATCGCAGGAAACGCCCTCGCCTTCTGGCTCTCCAAACTAGGCCACTCCGTCACTGTCATCGAACGAACTCCTTCCCTCCGAGCGTCGGGATTACAGATAGACCTACGTGGAGCAGGAATCGAGGTCCTCCGCCGGATGGGCCTGGAAGAGGCATTCCGGAAGAAGATTGTCGAGGAGCAAGGCCTGCGTCTAGTCGATAAGAAGGGAAAGCAATGGGGATATTTCCCTGCGAATAAATCAGGAAGTGGACTTCAGAGCTTCACAACGGATTATGAGATCATGAGGGGGGATTTCTGTCGGCTGTTGTTTGATGCTTGtaaggagaaggtcgagtTTAGGTTTGGGGGGTCTGTTGTTGGTATAAGCCAgagtgaggaagaggtggaggTCCGGTTTTCAGACGGCAATGTGGACACGTTCGACCTTGTCGTTGGAGCTGACGGGCTGTGGTCACGGACGAGGAGAATAATGCTAGGGGTTGATGTTGCCAACGACGATGCGAATCCAGGCTACCATCCGTTGAACGTCTATGCAGGATACTGCACGGTTTCGCGAGATATCGACCCAAGCGAGGGATACGACGCCAATGCTTTCGTTACGACAGGGAGCCGAGGGATCATGACACGTCGTCACGATCCACAGTGGTACCAGGCGTACGTCTTCTGTAACCCTGCATCGTCGGTGCGATTGCAAAATGCCGAGAGGGGTGACGTCGACGCAGAGAAACATGGAATGGCCGATGTATTCCGCGGGGCAGGTTGGGACTGTGACCGTATTCTCCAAGGTGTTGTTCAGTCGGATGACTTCTACTGCGAGCGGATGGGCGTTATCAAGTTGGATCAGTGGTACCGTGGACGTGTTGCACTGGCTGGTGATGCGGCGCATTGCCCGTCTGCCATGACTGGGATGGGCACATCAAGCGCCATGGCTGGAGTCTATATCCTTGCTGGAGAGATCGGACGGCACTGCGGGACAGACTCTGGTAGTTCTAAACAGAACATCACGGTTGCCCTCCAGGAGTATGATCGGAAGTTCAGGCCCTTTATGGACGAGATTCAGAAAGGGTTAACAGACAGAGAGAACTATATGGACAGAtttccctcctcatcttttGGAATCGGCTGTCTATACTATATGTTCTGGATTGCCTCGTTGCTGAGACTGGATGTCCTTGCCCAATGGCTTTTGCGAGAGAGTGTCTCTGGCTGGGAGCTGCCCAAGTACCCAGAGATGGATGTTATGAAAGGTGATTGA
- a CDS encoding uncharacterized protein (COG:S;~EggNog:ENOG410PJZM;~InterPro:IPR011701,IPR036259;~PFAM:PF07690,PF05978;~TransMembrane:10 (i41-60o80-97i104-122o128-147i167-188o200-220i262-281o293-314i326-346o437-455i);~go_function: GO:0022857 - transmembrane transporter activity [Evidence IEA];~go_process: GO:0055085 - transmembrane transport [Evidence IEA]): MSTTDTKSGDSPPAKDATTSISIPSTPSHVTTKTPFHHTTLFQILTVGLCAFCAPGIWSAMNGLGVGGSQSPNLVNAANALLYAFMTVTCFLGPFLTNLIGFKYTLALGSTGYPLYAAGLYLNNRTGATWLVYLGSVTCGITAGFFWSVEGAIATGYPEDRKRGRYIATWFTFRNFGNIIGGAISLGVNVDADKKGQVGYQTYLAFIAIQCLGLVFGLMLRNPEGVVRDDGTKVASPSTDQARISWKTEVKAMWTRGKSRPILLLTPLFWYFGWIQAYPGTYLATYFTVRARALGSFLSAIVGTIGTWLAGSLVDIPWTRNRKTRALSTWIVIALLNSATWIWAVVIQNEYRHTQPVLDWADQRAFGRGFGIYLFERISLTMVENYIYWCIGNLADSPGEQIRYSSLLRGIETAGVAVGFGVQAVPTALIATASINFGLWALALPFSLLATLLVVRRFEELAVA; the protein is encoded by the coding sequence ATGTCCACAACCGACACCAAATCTGGGGATAGCCCACCGGCCAAAGACGCCACAACCTCCATATCCATACCATCCACACCCAGCCATGTAACTACAAAAACCCCCTTCCACCACACAACCCTCTTCCAAATCCTCACCGTCGGCCTCTGCGCCTTCTGCGCCCCCGGGATCTGGTCCGCCATGAACGGcctcggcgtcggcggctCGCAATCCCCCAACCTCGTCAACGCCGCAAACGCCCTCCTCTACGCCTTCATGACCGTAACCTGCTTTCTAGGCCCCTTCCTCACAAACCTCATCGGATTCAAATacaccctcgccctcggctCAACAGGGTACCCGCTCTACGCCGCGGGGCTATACCTCAACAACCGCACCGGCGCAACCTGGCTCGTCTACCTAGGCTCCGTGACATGTGGGATAACAGCGGGATTCTTCTGGAGCGTCGAAGGCGCAATTGCAACGGGGTACCCCGAGGACAGGAAACGGGGACGGTACATCGCGACGTGGTTCACGTTTCGGAATTTCGGGaatatcatcggcggcgccaTTTCGCTGGGCGTTAATGTCGATGCGGACAAGAAGGGCCAGGTCGGGTATCAGACCTACCTGGCGTTCATTGCGATCCAGTGTCTGGGGCTGGTCTTTGGGCTTATGCTGAGGAATCCCGAGGGGGTTGTTCGCGATGATGGGACCAAGGTCGCTAGCCCATCTACAGATCAAGCGAGGATATCGTGGAAGACGGAGGTCAAAGCCATGTGGACGAGAGGGAAAAGCCGACCAATCCTCCTTCTGACGCCGCTGTTCTGGTACTTTGGCTGGATCCAGGCGTATCCTGGGACATATCTAGCGACGTACTTCACAGTGCGGGCGCGCGCGCTGGGCAGTTTCCTGTCTGCGATCGTGGGCACGATTGGAACCTGGCTTGCGGGCTCGCTGGTCGATATACCCTGGACGAGGAACCGGAAGACGCGCGCACTGAGTACGTGGATTGTGATTGCGTTGCTCAACAGCGCAACCTGGATCTGGGCCGTCGTTATCCAGAACGAGTACCGACATACTCAGCCCGTGCTGGACTGGGCGGACCAGCGCGCCTTCGGACGAGGGTTCGGCATATACCTCTTCGAACGGATCAGTCTGACCATGGTCGAGAACTATATCTACTGGTGTATTGGGAACCTGGCAGACTCGCCGGGCGAGCAAATCCGGTATAGTTCGCTGCTGAGGGGGATTGAGACAGCGGGCGTGGCGGTGGGGTTTGGAGTGCAGGCTGTTCCCACGGCATTAATTGCGACGGCGAGTATCAACTTTGGGCTGTGggctctggctctgccgTTTAGCCTTTTGGCGACGCTTTTGGTTGTGAGGAGGTTTGAGGAGTTGGCTGTTGCGTGA
- a CDS encoding putative C6 transcription factor (COG:S;~EggNog:ENOG410PKGY;~InterPro:IPR036864,IPR007219,IPR001138;~PFAM:PF00172,PF04082;~go_function: GO:0000981 - DNA-binding transcription factor activity, RNA polymerase II-specific [Evidence IEA];~go_function: GO:0003677 - DNA binding [Evidence IEA];~go_function: GO:0008270 - zinc ion binding [Evidence IEA];~go_process: GO:0006351 - transcription, DNA-templated [Evidence IEA];~go_process: GO:0006355 - regulation of transcription, DNA-templated [Evidence IEA]), producing MPVTPDRPSSIRKRHRPAHSCTECRRRKVRCDRVKPHCGQCRALDLTALCTYEEKARAQSAHRAASIASSTEQRLPRSQDTPGKAYPTSTPTPRRIQGTISKTRVYGHGHWMNAFSLMEGLHPLEPFGECFKAFFPRSNGNSGDDVANTVLECKRLAQNVKQQRPSRRCLSADIHRFFPDRGIMDELIRLYFATFESCYGILCYSSFLRDYDSCMELPESAESPFLLQILLVMTVAGPLHSDASVRAEMAANARIWIHIAQNWLSAPMEKDRLTLKAVQVYCLVLLSREVNHVGADLVWISAGSLVRIAMQMGLHQDPDLLGQMDVEEKELRRRLWYTILEMNVQAAIDSGMPPMITEEDYNTQPPKTRDETTRDGLINCSLQPLLAKSIPLRLRLTRIINSMQEEPSYDKVLDLGNELATASSEAAVAINESPSTNTFGSSFCSHLLRRFSLCLHYRPAVKSKTNPLYSHSRQVCLEAALDLVALLDDDLYSRILCIGGGMFRDLITRGALVIFLELSPDLSEDTSIFAKKRHRARQEPLLTDARRVVQYAKERMSQGDTNVKTYVCLSMMLAHAEARLDGLPFKEAVANATRDSLNVCRDILQATASARATDIRYPDLETWTNGVISPLHLDTNFEEDLDGLFNFDFTNEQFSMQWPAETAF from the exons ATGCCTGTAACACCGGATAGACCATCATCGATTCGCAAACGTCATCGGCCCGCTCATTCATGCACCGAGTGCCGTCGCCGCAAGGTCCGATGCGACCGAGTCAAACCACACTGCGGCCAATGCAGAGCTCTGGACCTGACTGCATTATGCACATACGAGGAGAAAGCTCGCGCGCAGAGCGCTCATCGTGCGGCATCAATCGCTTCTAGCACCGAGCAACGACTTCCCAGATCCCAAGATACGCCCGGGAAAGCATATCCGACCAGTACTCCCACTCCCCGCCGCATCCAAGGGACCATCTCTAAAACCAGGGTGTATGGTCATGGCCACTGGATGAATGCATTCTCACTG ATGGAAGGGCTACACCCCCTCGAGCCCTTCGGGGAGTGCTTTAAAGCTTTCTTCCCCCGATCAAACGGCAACTCAGGAGACGACGTAGCAAACACGGTCCTTGAATGCAAAAGGCTGGCGCAGAATgtcaagcagcagcggcccAGCCGGAGATGTCTCTCGGCTGATATTCATAGGTTCTTCCCGGACCGCGGTATCATGGATGAACTGATAAGGTTGTATTTTGCTACCTTTGAATCCTGCTATGGGATATTGTgttattcttcttttttgcgAGATTATGATTCCTGCATGGAACTACCGGAAAGTGCGGAAAGTCCGTTTCTTCTACAGATCCTACTCGTCATGACTGTTGCGGGCCCTTTGCATAGTGATGCGAGCGTGCGCGCTGAAATGGCAGCGAATGCCCGGATATGGATCCACATTGCTCAGAATTGGCTGTCAGCGCCGATGGAAAAGGACCGACTGACGCTAAAGGCAGTTCAAGTTTATTGCTTGGTGTTACTTTCAAGAGAGGTTAATCATGTAGGGGCGGACCTGGTTTGGATATCGGCGGGGTCGTTGGTGAGGATTGCCATGCAGATGGGACTGCATCAGGATCCAGACCTTCTCGGCCAgatggatgtcgaggagaaggagttACGAAGACGGCTATGGTACACAATTCTTGAGATGAATGTCCAGGCGGCGATTGACTCTGGCATGCCGCCCATGATCACCGAGGAAGATTATAATACCCAGCCGCCAAAAACCAGGGATGAAACTACAAGAGACGGACTGATCAATTGTTCTCTCCAGCCGCTACTTGCAAAATCTATTCCTCTGCGCCTTCGCCTCACCAGAATCATCAACAGCATGCAAGAAGAACCGTCATACGATAAGGTCCTAGATCTGGGAAATGAACTGGCCACGGCGAGTTCCGAGGCCGCAGTTGCAATAAACGAGAGCCCGTCAACGAATACTTTTGGATCCAGCTTCtgcagccatcttctccgccgatTCTCGTTATGCCTTCACTATCGCCCCGCGGTCAAGTCCAAAACAAACCCGCTATACAGCCACTCCAGACAGGTCTGTTTGGAAGCAGCCTTGGATTTGGTGGCACTTCTGGACGACGACCTATATAGCCGGATACTCTGCATCGGCGGTGGGATGTTCCGCGACCTCATCACGCGAGGCGCTCTGGTTATATTCCTAGAACTGAGCCCAGACCTAAGCGAGGACACGTCGATATTCGCGAAAAAGCGCCATCGCGCACGTCAGGAACCGCTGTTAACCGACGCCCGCCGCGTGGTACAGTACGCAAAAGAGCGGATGTCGCAAGGTGACACAAATGTCAAGACTTATGTATGTTTGAGCATGATGCTGGCTCATGCTGAGGCCCGACTTGACGGGTTACCATTCAAAGAAGCTGTTGCGAACGCGACGCGCGACAGCTTGAATGTCTGCCGTGATATTCTACAAGCGACTGCGTCTGCGCGTGCCACAGATATAAGGTATCCAGATCTTGAGACTTGGACTAATGGTGTGATCTCGCCCCTGCATCTTGATACCAACTttgaggaggatctggatgggCTTTTCAATTTTGATTTTACGAACGAGCAGTTTTCTATGCAGTGGCCTGCGGAGACAGCTTTCTGA
- a CDS encoding uncharacterized protein (COG:S;~EggNog:ENOG410PV7I;~TransMembrane:2 (i44-66o504-531i)): MIGSIVLEKIGTSLSHAPFYSIIRGVSASPNSLLFASSIRPKSLLALFVSFLAVAEILLIVVSQFLSTILISDFSNSAFTDIDNSTSVPTLGGRGGGFEMDASPWWKIPPASNWMFGELSDPFSEGSDFHDTGHTYRAFIPFDDETRRTSLRRFHGPAPVMDHRVVCISPAATDMILNTTVNTQGDFRLSGTLSMGGTQSYPGLRNTDAWQSIEFDCGVQIPLQIYTTFGYFAICPLLTNPGWTVQMEDPLVDPTFNDSTAESLSMIYGNPRAAAMFMVIETIEPEAIYSSTRPPAANVSVLRRDGPWAIINNGTGSDTDALRISTCFTNFAFKTATVRMESSWPGSEPKSSWVHGIRKYNTTSSQHQLRASMKPGSLRDRGLLKLQSRSEWGEFDRIPEADDDKWRKHWWFNTNLLSVTPSVTSDSGLFLSQLTYSMRMKDADGTHADLFQAIIRSTQSPALALQALLARGAQMLFYHNLLRFNTTGSAVTKFSTKTSVPARWTGFIVSVALISSHFAVLAVTILLFALYTRSSLIGNYWHAISQVVSEDTLPVLDRADAAKDKEVERWGKTHMPNLALQSYVRLRPNGRIAL; this comes from the coding sequence ATGATTGGCAGTATCGTTCTCGAAAAGATTGGTACCTCGTTATCCCATGCGCCGTTCTACTCCATTATCCGAGGCGTCAGTGCCAGCCCGAATAGCCTCCTGTTTGCATCCAGCATACGGCCGAAAAGTCTGCTAGCGCTGTTTGTTTCTttccttgctgttgctgaaaTCCTTTTGATCGTGGTATCCCAGTTCCTCTCGACCATCTTGATCTCCGACTTTAGCAACAGCGCGTTTACTGACATCGACAACTCGACCAGTGTTCCCACCTTgggtgggagaggaggaggtttCGAAATGGACGCATCGCCCTGGTGGAAGATACCCCCGGCTTCGAATTGGATGTTTGGCGAGCTGTCGGATCCCTTTTCAGAGGGCTCTGATTTCCATGACACCGGGCACACATATCGAGCATTCATACCCTTTGACGACGAGACTCGGCGAACATCCCTACGCAGATTCCACGGGCCCGCGCCTGTTATGGATCACCGGGTGGTCTGCATAAGCCCGGCAGCCACCGACATgatcctcaacaccaccgtCAACACCCAGGGCGACTTCCGTCTGTCCGGCACTCTGAGTATGGGAGGAACCCAATCCTATCCTGGACTACGGAACACGGATGCATGGCAATCTATCGAGTTCGACTGCGGTGTGCAGATCCCTTTACAGATCTATACTACATTCGGGTACTTTGCGATATGTCCCCTCCTCACCAACCCTGGGTGGACGGTCCAGATGGAAGATCCGTTGGTGGACCCTACCTTCAACGATAGCACCGCAGAGTCTCTTTCAATGATCTACGGCAACCCCAGGGCCGCAGCAATGTTCATGGTCATTGAGACCATTGAGCCCGAGGCAATATACTCATCGACCCGGCCCCCAGCGGCAAATGTCTCCGTTCTTCGCCGTGACGGGCCTTGGGCGATTATCAATAACGGGACCGGCTCAGATACGGACGCGCTCCGGATCTCGACCTGTTTCACAAACTTTGCGTTCAAGACGGCTACAGTCCGTATGGAGAGTTCGTGGCCGGGGTCAGAGCCAAAGTCGTCCTGGGTCCATGGTATCCGGAAATACAATACAACCTccagccagcaccagcttcGTGCTTCAATGAAGCCGGGAAGTTTGAGGGATAGAGGCTTGCTGAAGCTCCAGTCTAGATCGGAGTGGGGGGAATTTGACAGGATCCCCGaagccgacgacgacaaatGGCGCAAGCATTGGTGGTTCAATACGAATCTTCTATCCGTTACACCGAGTGTCACGTCGGACAGCGGCTTGTTCTTGTCACAGTTGACATACTCTATGAGGATGAAAGACGCAGATGGCACGCATGCGGACTTATTCCAGGCCATCATCCGATCAACCCAGAGTCCTGCACTGGCTCTCCAGGCGCTGTTGGCAAGAGGAGCTCAGATGCTGTTCTACCATAATCTCCTGAGGTTCAACACCACGGGATCAGCGGTAACCAAGTTCTCGACTAAGACGTCGGTGCCGGCGCGGTGGACTGGGTTTATTGTCTCCGTGGCTCTGATTTCATCCCACTTTGCGGTCCTGGCAGTTACCATACTCTTATTCGCGCTTTATACCCGGAGTTCGTTGATTGGGAACTACTGGCATGCTATATCGCAGGTCGTATCGGAGGATACGCTTCCGGTGCTGGACAGGGCAGATGCAGCAAAGGATAAAGAGGTTGAACGGTGGGGGAAGACGCATATGCCAAATCTAGCGCTCCAAAGCTATGTCAGACTGCGACCGAATGGGCGGATCGCCCTGTGA
- a CDS encoding uncharacterized protein (COG:S;~EggNog:ENOG410PY1Z): MRSNLQLRKPRSRAKDGPAFVFIDATENLADAPQDDGPTPRALIRRQAARSGRKHQRMNAAAEESNIPRQFKPTAVSLPGVGKFHVDDKGVCKLIDPFLAPQPSSTGYEGLKIKYNFDIRYLTNFFDVSLGKPSSLLHEQLTFLGSLLQQQPSSFLNHLPSRYGCNPQLDDAINCLAARVGSIFGFPTRPATVAALYGKALHSLQIAVADTSLMLNPDVYCATRLLTLYELVSRPEDNHWVLHGRGGLDLIKHRGPSNHTTEFDWMLLKSQGLFLVLDDMFNRRDSIFEAPEWQDVFQQASQAATDPDASFWWEMFGLMCFVPGMVCELKSLFLKPFPRSDHFSQTSDLLERTRWLYGRMQDSHVHYQEDSSSLSLFSLPVAPESLDRIRLRLFYLTCSIQICRAIATVSEDAAERATREVEAQTLAAQALLIQQKTADLDLAMSFHLQQGRVLFASTVRTKAAWASGEPGLACELSEYLAQRWIEWQALVDGFIIESLNA; the protein is encoded by the exons ATGCGATCGAACCTACAACTCCGAAAACCACGAAGTCGCGCCAAAGATGGGCCTGCATTTGTATTTATCGACGCTACAGAGAACCTCGCGGACGCCCCGCAGGATGACGGCCCAACTCCCAGGGCCCTGATCAGACGGCAGGCAGCGCGCTCAGGGCGCAAACACCAGCGCATGAATGCGGCTGCCGAAGAGAGTAATATCCCGCGCCAGTTCAAACCAACTGCAGTGTCGCTGCCCGGTGTAGGCAAGTTCCACGTAGACGACAAGGGCGTCTGCAAACTCATCGACCCGTTTCTTGCCCCGCAGCCCTCGTCCACCGGGTACGAGGGTCTCAAAATCAAATACAATTTTGACATTAGATATCTCACAAATTTCTTTGATGTTTCGCTGGGGAAGCCGTCCTCTCTCTTGCATGAACAACTTACTTTCCTGGGAAgtctcctccagcaacagccctcATCCTTTCTTAATCACCTCCCCAGTCGATACGGGTGCAATCCGCAGCTTGATGATGCGATAAATTGTCTTGCTGCCAGGGTTGGCTCGATATTCGGCTTTCCAACAAGACCAGCGACAGTAGCTGCATTATACGGGAAAGCCCTGCACAGCTTGCAGATCGCCGTGGCTGACACGAGCTTGATGCTAAACCCGGATGTATACTGCGCCACGCGGCTCTTGACACTCTATGAG CTGGTTAGCCGCCCTGAAGACAACCACTGGGTACTGCATGGTAGAGGTGGGCTTGACCTTATCAAACATCGCGGTCCCAGTAACCATACCACCGAGTTTGACTGGATGCTTTTGAAAAGCCAAGGGCTGTTTCTT GTCTTAGATGACATGTTCAACCGTCGAGACTCAATCTTCGAAGCCCCAGAATGGCAGGACGTCTTCCAGCAAGCCTCGCAAGCAGCAACAGACCCCGACGCGAGCTTCTGGTGGGAGATGTTCGGGCTGATGTGCTTTGTCCCGGGGATGGTCTGCGAGCTGAAATCCCTCTTCCTAAAGCCGTTTCCACGGTCCGACCACTTTAGTCAGACCTCCGACTTGTTGGAGAGGACGAGATGGCTTTATGGTAGGATGCAGGACAGCCATGTACACTACCAGGAAGACAGCTCCTCACTATCCCTATTCAGCCTCCCTGTGGCCCCGGAGTCGCTTGATCGCATCCGGCTCCGACTATTCTACCTCACCTGCTCGATACAAATCTGTCGCGCAATAGCCACCGTATCCGAGGACGCGGCCGAGCGTGCAACCCGCGAAGTCGAAGCACAGACCCTAGCGGCGCAGGCATTGCTCATCCAGCAGAAAACCGCAGACCTGGACCTGGCCATGTCGTTCCACTTACAACAAGGCAGGGTCCTTTTTGCATCTACGGTACGGACAAAGGCAGCGTGGGCTTCTGGGGAGCCTGGGCTGGCTTGCGAGTTATCAGAGTATCTAGCACAGCGCTGGATAGAGTGGCAGGCATTGGTGGATGGGTTTATTATTGAGTCTTTGAACGCTTGA